The proteins below come from a single Mangifera indica cultivar Alphonso chromosome 16, CATAS_Mindica_2.1, whole genome shotgun sequence genomic window:
- the LOC123198470 gene encoding probable ATP synthase 24 kDa subunit, mitochondrial: MAFSSRLLSKSKQLCGSQVILQQQHAIPVRYFAKEAPPKALKGDEMLKNIFLEVKNKFETAIGILRKEKITIDPDNPAAVSQYAKVMKTIREKADLFSESQRIKYTIESRTEGIADARTYLLTLKEIRIKRGLTDELGAEAMMMDALEKVEKEIKKPLMRNDKKGMSLLLAEFDKINKKLGIRKEDLPKYEEQLEHKIAKAQLEELKKDALEAMETQKKREEFKDEEMADVKSLDVRNFL, translated from the exons ATGGCGTTCTCTTCTCGCCTCTTATCCAAATCCAAACAG TTGTGTGGGAGTCAAGTGATACTGCAACAGCAGCATGCTATTCCAGTGCGTTACTTTGCTAAGGAAGCTCCACCTAAGGCTCTTAAGGGAGATG AGATGCTGAAGAACATCTTTCTGGAAGTTAAGAATAAATTTGAGACAGCCATCGGGATTCTTCGGAAGGAGAAGATCACCATTGACCCAGATAATCCTGCTGCCGTTTCTCAGTATGCCAAGGTCATGAAGACAATCAGAGAGAA GGCAGACTTGTTCTCAGAATCTCAAAGGATTAAGTATACCATCGAAAGTCGAACAGAAGGAATTGCAGATGCTCGGACATATTTGTTGACGTTAAAGGAAATCCGTATCAa GAGAGGACTCACTGATGAACTTGGTGCAGAGGCTATGATGATGGATGCCCTCGAGAAAGttgaaaaggaaattaaaaaacCTCTTATGAGAAATGATAAGAAAGGGATGTCTCTGCTTTTGGCTGAGTTTGATAAGATTAATAAGAA GCTTGGAATCCGGAAGGAGGACTTGCCAAAGTATGAGGAGCAGTTGGAACACAAAATTGCCAAAGCACAGCTGGAGGAGCTAAAGAAGGATGCTCTCGAGGCTATGGAAACCCAAAAGAAGCG GGAAGAGTTCAAGGATGAGGAAATGGCAGACGTGAAGTCGTTGGACGTCAGAAACTTCCTCTGA
- the LOC123198940 gene encoding filaggrin-like: MASSSYRSNQNRKNKGSAKRSNEFPDSPGCGESFRDCLYHWCCCGWCNTKYTETTKPTRVSGGVSVQASGQQSANDSAAVAKNESNSGQGLIQQPAIEKNRSDSGQIAVGDEATAKDKSSSGQAFVQQANETAAPATDKSSSGQVFVQQSAINNAATAKDKSKSGQASVQQSASEIATTAAKNMSSSEQAWGQQSANDNAAPAKDKSSSGQVFVQQSAIDDAATAKDKSKSGQASVQQSASEIATTAAKNMSSSEQAWGQHSANDNVAPAKDKSSSGQVFVQQSAIDNAATAKDKSKSGQASVQQSASEIATTAAKNKSSSEQAWGQQSANDNAAPAKDKSSSGQVFVQQSANGNTAPAKDKSSSGQVFVQQSAVENAAIAKDKSKSGQAYVQQSANENATTAAKKKSSSEHAWGQQSANDNRAPAKDKSSSGQVCVQKSANDNVTTTKSKNISVQASGQQSANDNKTNAKENSSSRQASVQQSANENANTARNKSSSEQASSQMNQKQEHNHGR; this comes from the coding sequence ATGGCTTCGAGTAGTTATCGGTCCAACCAAAACAGGAAAAACAAGGGCTCTGCAAAACGCAGTAATGAATTTCCCGATTCACCAGGTTGCGGGGAAAGTTTTCGTGATTGCCTTTATCACTGGTGTTGTTGTGGCTGGTGTAATACAAAATATACAGAAACCACCAAACCAACACGTGTTTCTGGTGGAGTATCTGTGCAGGCATCTGGTCAACAATCTGCAAATGATAGTGCGGCTGTTGCAAAAAATGAAAGCAACTCTGGACAGGGCTTGATTCAACAACCTGCTATTGAAAAAAATAGGAGTGATTCTGGACAAATTGCAGTTGGCGACGAGGCTACTGCAAAAGATAAGAGCAGCTCTGGACAGGCCTTTGTTCAACAAGCAAATGAAACCGCTGCTCCTGCAACAGATAAAAGCAGCTCTGGGCAGGTCTTTGTTCAACAATCTGCAATTAACAATGCAGCCACTGCAAAAGATAAGAGCAAATCTGGACAGGCCTCTGTTCAACAATCTGCAAGTGAGATTGCGACTACCGCTGCTAAAAATATGAGCAGTTCTGAGCAGGCATGGGGTCAACAATCTGCAAATGACAACGCGGCTCCTGCAAAAGATAAGAGCAGCTCTGGACAGGTCTTTGTTCAACAATCTGCAATTGACGATGCAGCCACTGCGAAAGATAAAAGCAAATCTGGACAGGCCTCTGTTCAACAATCTGCAAGTGAGATTGCGACTACCGCTGCTAAAAATATGAGCAGTTCTGAGCAGGCATGGGGTCAACACTCTGCAAATGACAACGTGGCTCCTGCAAAAGATAAGAGCAGCTCTGGACAGGTCTTTGTTCAACAATCTGCAATTGACAATGCAGCCACTGCAAAAGATAAAAGCAAATCTGGACAGGCCTCTGTTCAACAATCTGCAAGTGAGATTGCGACTACCGCTGCTAAAAATAAGAGCAGTTCTGAGCAGGCATGGGGTCAACAATCTGCAAATGATAACGCGGCTCCTGCAAAAGATAAGAGCAGCTCTGGACAGGTCTTTGTTCAACAATCTGCAAATGGCAACACGGCTCCTGCAAAAGATAAAAGCAGCTCTGGGCAGGTCTTTGTTCAACAATCTGCAGTTGAAAATGCAGCCATTGCAAAAGATAAGAGCAAATCCGGACAGGCCTATGTTCAACAATCTGCAAATGAGAATGCGACTACTGCTGCTAAAAAGAAGAGCAGTTCTGAACATGCATGGGGTCAACAATCTGCAAATGATAACCGAGCTCCTGCAAAGGATAAGAGCAGCTCTGGACAGGTCTGTGTTCAAAAATCTGCAAATGACAATGTGACTACTACAAAAAGTAAAAACATTTCCGTACAGGCATCTGGTCAACAATCTGCAAATGACAACAAAACTAATGCAAAAGAAAATAGCAGCTCCAGACAGGCCTCTGTTCAACAATCTGCAAATGAGAACGCGAATACTGCTAGAAATAAGAGCAGTTCTGAACAGGCATCTAGTCAAATGAACCAAAAGCAGGAGCACAACCATGGAAGATGA
- the LOC123198774 gene encoding uncharacterized protein LOC123198774: protein MATYCKRPDGDGTYKRIENKDPSPKQSCWQSFMMCCGKSSSGESQPFTSTWAGNKQKMFPANGTQSDVVKKEDSEPYTTYSIDDQNGRSHTPGFGDASSLKTKKGTSDQYQRSPSFNGADSSSPMMIKGSPLQEAYRPLGFSKEDGFMYTDIFATQTSFKDGLYVDISSSAQKLPDQASFKDDDYADTSRPTGNGSSFAGSAARQTSFKDEKSADTGSPAGNKSSFVGGVARQTSFKDEKSADTGSPAGNRSSFVGSVVRQTSFKDEKSADTGSPAGNRSSFVGSVVRQTSFKDEKSADTNSSAGNKSSFARSAVRQTSFKEDNSTDTSSPAGNKSSFIGSVAKQTSFKDEKSADTSSPAGNKSSFVGSVSRQTSFKDEKSADTGGPAGNKSSFVGSVVRQTSFKDEKSADTSSSVGNKSSFARTAVRQTSFKEENSADTSSPAGNKSSFIGSVAKQTSFKDEKSSDTGSPVGNKSSFVGSVVRQTSFKEEKSADTSNSAGNKSSFARSAVRQTSFKDENFAETSSPAGNESSFPRGVVRQTSFKDEKSADTGSPAGNKSSFSGSVVRQTNFKDEMSAHTSSPIGNKSCFERIVVRKTSFKDEESMDTSSPARNKNRFVRSAVSQTSFKDERSADQQHYSKQ, encoded by the exons ATGGCTACCTACTGTAAGCGTCCTGATGGCGATGGCACCTATAAACGGATCGAAAACAAAGACCCAAGTCCTAAACAAAGTTGCTGGCAGAGTTTTATGATGTGTTGTGGAAAAAGTTCTTCAGGGGAATCGCAACCTTTTACAAGCACCTGGGCaggaaataaacaaaaaatgtttCCAGCAAATGGTACTCAAAGTGATGTAGTTAAGAAGGAAGATTCTGAACCATATACAACTTACAGCATCGATGATCAGAACGGTAGAAGCCATACACCAGGCTTTGGAGACGCCAGCTCTCTGAAGACAAAGAAGGGTACCAGTGATCAATATCAGCGAAGTCCGAGCTTCAATGGTGCAGACTCCAGCTCTCCAATGATGATCAAAGGTAGCCCCCTACAGGAGGCTTACAGGCCACTAGGTTTCAGCAAAGAGGATGGATTTATGTATACCGACATCTTTGCCACACAAACAAGCTTCAAAGATGGACTATATGTAGACATCAGCAGCTCTGCGCAAAAGCTTCCAGACCAAGCAAGCTTCAAAG ATGATGATTATGCAGACACCAGCAGGCCCACAGGAAATGGGAGCAGTTTCGCAGGAAGTGCTGCAAGGCAAACAAGCTTCAAAGATGAGAAATCTGCAGACACTGGCAGCCCTGCAGGAAACAAGAGCAGTTTCGTAGGAGGTGTTGCAAGGCAAACAAGCTTCAAAGATGAGAAATCTGCAGACACCGGTAGCCCTGCAGGAAACAGGAGCAGTTTTGTAGGAAGTGTTGTAAGGCAAACAAGCTTCAAAGATGAGAAATCTGCAGACACCGGTAGCCCTGCAGGAAACAGGAGCAGTTTTGTAGGAAGTGTTGTAAGGCAAACAAGCTTCAAAGATGAGAAATCCGCAGACACCAACAGCTCTGCAGGAAACAAGAGCAGTTTCGCACGAAGTGCTGTTAGGCAAACAAGCTTCAAAGAGGACAACTCTACAGACACCAGCAGCCCTGCTGGAAACAAGAGCAGTTTCATAGGAAGTGTTGCAAAGCAAACAAGCTTCAAAGATGAGAAATCTGCAGACACCAGCAGCCCTGCAGGAAACAAGAGCAGTTTTGTAGGAAGTGTTTCAAGGCAAACAAGCTTCAAAGATGAGAAATCTGCAGACACCGGTGGCCCTGCAGGAAACAAGAGTAGTTTTGTAGGAAGTGTTGTAAGGCAAACAAGCTTCAAAGATGAGAAATCTGCAGACACCAGCAGCTCTGTAGGAAACAAGAGCAGTTTCGCACGAACTGCTGTTAGGCAAACAAGCTTCAAAGAGGAGAACTCTGCAGACACCAGCAGCCCTGCAGGAAACAAGAGCAGTTTCATAGGAAGTGTTGCAAAGCAAACAAGCTTCAAAGATGAGAAATCTTCGGACACCGGTAGCCCTGTAGGAAACAAGAGCAGTTTCGTGGGAAGTGTTGTAAGGCAAACAAGCTTCAAAGAAGAGAAATCTGCAGACACCAGCAACTCTGCGGGAAACAAGAGCAGTTTTGCACGAAGTGCTGTTAGGCAAACAAGCTTCAAAGATGAGAATTTTGCAGAGACCAGCAGCCCTGCAGGAAATGAGAGCAGTTTCCCACGTGGTGTTGTAAGGCAAACAAGCTTCAAAGATGAGAAATCTGCAGACACAGGCAGCCCTGCAGGAAACAAGAGCAGTTTCTCAGGAAGTGTTGTTAGGCAAACAAACTTCAAAGATGAGATGTCTGCACATACCAGCAGCCCTATAGGAAACAAGAGCTGTTTCGAACGAATTGTTGTTAGGAAAACAAGCTTCAAAGATGAGGAATCTATGGACACCAGCAGCCCTGCAAGAAACAAGAACAGATTCGTGCGAAGTGCTGTAAGTCAAACAAGCTTCAAAGATGAGAGATCTGCAGACCAGCAGCACTATAGCAAACAATAG